In one window of Rathayibacter caricis DSM 15933 DNA:
- a CDS encoding o-succinylbenzoate synthase, whose product MDDVVPPSAHPSLDEVDAGLRVVALPLLTRFRGVDHREIALVRGPEGWTEFSPFLEYGPEESAAWLRAALDYGWNPLPTPLRDRIPVNATVPAVRVDEVAAILASYHGCRTAKVKVAERGQTLADDVARVAEVRRVLGPEGRIRVDANGGWNVDEAEHAVHALAEYDLEYVEQPCASVDELAQLRKRVKYMGIPIAADESVRKAADPLAVARAGAADLLVVKAQPLGGVHRALAITAEAGLPAVVSSALDSSVGLAMGAALAAALPELPYDCGLGTASLLAADVTERPLRPVDGSIPVERVEVSEALLERRAVAPERLAWWRDRLRSAHALL is encoded by the coding sequence ATGGACGACGTCGTGCCCCCCTCCGCTCACCCCTCCCTCGACGAGGTCGACGCGGGCCTGCGCGTCGTCGCGCTGCCCCTGCTGACTCGGTTCCGCGGAGTCGACCACCGCGAGATCGCGCTGGTGCGCGGTCCGGAGGGTTGGACGGAGTTCTCGCCGTTCCTCGAGTACGGACCGGAGGAGTCGGCCGCCTGGCTCCGCGCCGCGCTCGACTACGGCTGGAACCCGCTGCCGACGCCGCTGCGCGACCGCATCCCGGTGAACGCGACCGTGCCCGCCGTCCGCGTGGACGAGGTCGCGGCGATCCTCGCGAGCTACCACGGCTGCCGGACGGCCAAGGTGAAGGTGGCCGAGCGCGGGCAGACGCTCGCCGACGACGTCGCGCGCGTCGCCGAGGTGCGCCGGGTCCTCGGGCCGGAGGGGCGGATCCGCGTGGACGCGAACGGCGGCTGGAACGTGGACGAGGCCGAGCACGCGGTGCACGCACTCGCCGAGTACGACCTCGAGTACGTCGAGCAGCCGTGCGCGAGCGTCGACGAGCTCGCGCAGCTGCGGAAGCGGGTGAAGTACATGGGCATCCCGATCGCGGCCGACGAGAGCGTGCGCAAGGCCGCCGATCCGCTCGCCGTCGCCCGGGCGGGAGCCGCGGACCTGCTCGTGGTGAAGGCGCAGCCGCTCGGCGGCGTGCACCGGGCCCTGGCGATCACGGCCGAGGCGGGGCTGCCGGCCGTCGTCTCGAGCGCCCTCGACAGCTCCGTCGGCCTCGCGATGGGTGCCGCCCTAGCCGCCGCGCTGCCCGAGCTGCCCTACGACTGCGGACTCGGCACCGCCTCCCTCCTCGCCGCCGACGTCACCGAGCGGCCGCTGCGACCGGTCGACGGGTCGATCCCGGTCGAGCGGGTCGAGGTGTCGGAAGCCCTTCTCGAGCGCCGTGCCGTCGCTCCCGAGCGCCTCGCCTGGTGGCGCGACCGCCTCCGCTCGGCGCACGCCCTGCTCTGA
- a CDS encoding TfoX/Sxy family protein has product MAGDSGIERRRALLEDLIEASGIDGIDIATMFGAPAIRLQGTIVCFLGHDEHLIVKLTRQEMLDLVETGAAEPVVMGRRTLKEWVSVPPLAEDPASLRRWSGHVVRALALARERIAAPPV; this is encoded by the coding sequence ATGGCCGGGGACAGCGGGATCGAGCGCCGGCGGGCGCTCCTCGAGGACCTGATCGAGGCGAGCGGGATCGACGGCATCGACATCGCGACCATGTTCGGCGCCCCCGCGATCCGCCTCCAGGGCACGATCGTGTGCTTCCTCGGCCACGACGAGCACCTGATCGTCAAGCTGACCCGGCAGGAGATGCTCGACCTGGTCGAGACGGGCGCGGCCGAGCCGGTCGTGATGGGGCGGCGGACGCTGAAGGAGTGGGTCTCCGTCCCTCCGCTCGCCGAGGATCCCGCCTCGCTCCGACGCTGGTCCGGGCACGTCGTCCGCGCGCTGGCCCTCGCTCGCGAGCGGATCGCGGCGCCCCCGGTGTGA
- a CDS encoding nucleoside hydrolase: MTAPTVPVFLDCDTGIDDSLALAYLLRSPRADLVGISTVSGNTDARQAAVNTLGLLALAGRIGVPVAVGAHDFLEEPYAGGAPHVHGDNGIGGVELPDGGSPVDEDPADLLLRLAREHEGELRLIAVGPLTNIALALRKHPELPGLLHSVTVMGGAALVPGNISAVAEANIWHDPAAAAEVVAADWDLTLVPLDVTMKHLMSQEHRAILLDSGDPLAEAIGEALDYYFDFYVGHFGERTAAMHDPMAAAIALDAIGIASAPTVPVEVDATWGPGRGQTLPDLRGIYRDVHPEGSRTRFVLALDEPFAPHLIDVIVSNA, translated from the coding sequence GTGACCGCACCGACCGTTCCCGTCTTCCTCGACTGCGACACCGGCATCGACGACTCCCTCGCCCTCGCCTACCTGCTCCGCTCTCCGCGCGCCGACCTCGTCGGCATCAGCACCGTCAGCGGCAACACGGATGCGCGCCAGGCCGCCGTGAACACGCTCGGACTGCTCGCCCTCGCCGGCCGCATCGGCGTCCCGGTCGCGGTCGGCGCCCACGACTTCCTCGAGGAGCCCTACGCCGGCGGCGCCCCGCACGTGCACGGGGACAACGGCATCGGAGGCGTCGAGCTCCCCGACGGCGGCAGCCCGGTCGACGAGGACCCGGCCGACCTCCTCCTCCGCCTCGCCCGGGAGCACGAGGGCGAACTGCGGCTGATCGCCGTCGGACCCCTCACCAACATCGCCCTCGCGCTGCGCAAGCACCCGGAGCTGCCGGGGCTGCTGCACTCCGTCACCGTCATGGGCGGAGCCGCACTCGTGCCCGGCAACATCAGCGCCGTCGCCGAGGCGAACATCTGGCACGACCCGGCCGCCGCGGCCGAGGTGGTCGCCGCCGACTGGGACCTCACCCTCGTACCGCTCGACGTCACGATGAAGCACCTGATGAGCCAGGAGCACCGCGCGATCCTGCTCGATTCCGGCGACCCGCTCGCCGAGGCGATCGGCGAGGCCCTCGACTACTACTTCGACTTCTACGTGGGCCACTTCGGCGAGCGCACCGCCGCGATGCACGACCCGATGGCCGCCGCCATCGCCCTCGACGCGATCGGCATCGCCTCCGCCCCGACCGTCCCGGTCGAGGTCGACGCCACCTGGGGCCCGGGTCGCGGGCAGACCCTCCCGGACCTCCGCGGCATCTACCGCGACGTGCACCCCGAGGGCTCCCGCACCCGCTTCGTGCTCGCCCTCGACGAGCCGTTCGCTCCGCACCTGATCGACGTCATCGTCTCGAACGCCTGA